From one Malus sylvestris chromosome 1, drMalSylv7.2, whole genome shotgun sequence genomic stretch:
- the LOC126631057 gene encoding monocopper oxidase-like protein SKU5 → MAWPSVDRRPWLIIVPATLFIFFALAVSAEDIFLDWHVTLDTSIKPASVDQPVIAINGQFPGPLINGTTNDMFHVNVFNEMDEPLLITWNGIQQRLNSWQDGVSGTNCPILPGNNWTYMFQFKDQIGTFSYFPSLSFQKAGGAFGAIRVNNRPVIQVPFRKPEAEFDLLIGDWYERSYKEVRSLMSTKSMAYNSTPDKILMNGKGAYLVPPTEIHESLNVTKGKTYRIRISNVGTAWSFNFRIQNHRMVLVETEGSYTNQITLDSLDVHVGQSYSVLVTADQTVSDYYMVASPKMFNATDVNKFGIGVLHYDNSTTPASGSLPTGPDPFDREFSINQAKSIRWNLTTGAARPNPQGSFNVHNVTLSQTFILHASIAEIFGLAQFTVNNVSYLAPDTPLKLADQFLNGSGIYDLDKFSTNSSNVESVRGVFVATGTHKGWIELVFQNDLEDMDAWHLDGFGFFVVGFGTGKWKPESRSSYNLYDPVVRSTVQVYPGGWSAVYAYLDNPGMWNLRSQHLKNWYLGEELYVRVYDADPNPAKERPPPSNLLLCGAFAPFAPGAPLAPSPPAGPPPKPSKAPSLQTAAGFHIALICIVATLLQISRGLSIFW, encoded by the exons ATGGCATGGCCTAGTGTTGATCGTCGTCCATGGCTGATCATTGTTCCTGCAACTCTTTTCATATTCTTTGCGCTAGCTGTTTCTGCTGAGGATATTTTTCTTGACTGGCACGTCACTCTTGACACAAGTATCAAACCGGCATCCGTCGACCAACCG GTTATCGCCATCAACGGGCAGTTTCCGGGGCCGCTAATCAATGGCACAACCAATGATATGTTTCATGTCAACGTGTTTAATGAAATGGATGAACCGCTTCTCATAACTTG GAATGGCATACAACAAAGACTAAACTCTTGGCAAGATGGAGTATCAGGCACAAACTGTCCTATTCTTCCTGGCAACAACTGGACTTATATGTTCCAGTTCAAAGATCAAATTGGCACTTTTTCCTACTTCCCTTCCCTCAGCTTCCAGAAAGCCGGAGGAGCTTTTGGTGCGATTCGTGTCAATAATCGTCCAGTTATCCAAGTACCATTTCGGAAACCAGAAGCAGAATTTGATCTTCTCATTGGTGACTGGTACGAAAGAAGCTACAAG GAAGTTAGGTCCTTGATGAGCACCAAGTCCATGGCATACAACAGCACTCCTGATAAAATTTTAATGAATGGAAAAGGTGCATATTTGGTACCTCCTACAGAAATCCATGAGTCCTTAAATGTTACAAAAG GGAAGACTTACAGAATTAGGATATCGAATGTTGGGACTGCATGGAGCTTCAATTTTAGGATTCAAAATCACAGAATGGTTTTGGTTGAAACAGAAGGATCctatacaaatcaaattacattggACTCTCTTGATGTTCATGTTGGGCAGTCCTACTCTGTGCTTGTCACAGCTGACCAAACTGTTTCGGACTATTACATGGTGGCAAGTCCTAAAATGTTCAATGCCACAGATGTGAACAAATTTGGCATTGGTGTACTGCACTATGATAACTCTACCACACCTGCCAGTGGGTCTCTTCCAACTGGTCCTGATCCGTTTGATCGAGAATTCTCCATCAATCAAGCTAAGTCCATCAG GTGGAACTTGACCACAGGGGCTGCAAGGCCTAATCCACAAGGATCCTTCAATGTTCATAACGTTACACTGTCACAAACATTCATCCTTCATGCATCCATAGCAGAGATTTTTGGTTTAGCTCAGTTTACAGTCAATAATGTGTCTTACTTGGCCCCAGACACACCACTAAAGTTGGCTGATCAGTTTCTCAATGGGTCGGGAATTTACGATCTTGATAAATTTTCTACCAATTCTTCGAATGTTGAATCCGTACGTGGAGTTTTTGTTGCCACGGGGACACATAAAGGGTGGATAGAACTTGTTTTCCAGAATGATTTGGAGGATATGGATGCTTGGCATTTGGACGGATTTGGATTCTTTGTTGTTGG CTTTGGAACTGGAAAATGGAAGCCTGAGTCGCGCTCTAGTTACAACCTCTATGATCCGGTCGTGCGATCTACTGTGCAAGTGTACCCGGGCGGATGGAGTGCAGTTTATGCATACCTTGATAACCCAGGAATGTGGAATTTGAGGTCACAACACTTGAAAAATTGGTATTTGGGGGAAGAGCTTTATGTGAGAGTGTATGATGCCGATCCAAACCCTGCCAAGGAAAGGCCTCCTCCATCTAACCTCCTCCTATGTG GAGCGTTTGCTCCTTTTGCCCCAGGTGCTCCACTTGCTCCTTCTCCGCCTGCAGGTCCGCCACCGAAGCCATCTAAGGCACCATCTTTGCAAACAGCAGCAGG GTTTCACATTGCTTTGATCTGCATTGTTGCAACACTCCTTCAAATTTCACGAGGATTATCAATTTTTTGGTAG